The following are from one region of the Francisella opportunistica genome:
- the purE gene encoding 5-(carboxyamino)imidazole ribonucleotide mutase, protein MSVDVGVIMGSKSDWSTMKECCDILDNLGIGYECEVVSAHRTPDKMFTYAETAKDRGLKVIIAGAGGAAHLPGMVAAKTALPVLGVPVKSSTLNGQDSLLSIVQMPAGIPVATFAIGVAGAKNAALFAASILQHTDANIAKALAEFRAEQTQFVLDNPDPREY, encoded by the coding sequence GTGAGCGTAGATGTTGGTGTAATAATGGGCTCTAAATCTGATTGGAGCACAATGAAAGAGTGTTGTGATATCTTAGATAATTTAGGCATTGGCTATGAGTGTGAAGTAGTATCTGCGCATCGAACTCCGGATAAGATGTTTACTTATGCCGAAACTGCTAAAGATAGAGGTCTTAAAGTTATAATAGCAGGAGCTGGTGGTGCTGCTCATTTACCTGGTATGGTTGCTGCAAAAACTGCTTTACCAGTATTAGGAGTGCCAGTTAAATCAAGTACGCTTAATGGCCAAGATAGTTTATTATCAATAGTGCAGATGCCAGCAGGTATTCCAGTGGCTACTTTTGCTATTGGAGTGGCAGGAGCAAAAAACGCAGCACTTTTTGCCGCAAGTATCTTACAACACACAGATGCAAATATTGCAAAAGCATTAGCTGAGTTTAGAGCTGAGCAAACACAATTTGTTTTGGATAATCCTGATCCTAGGGAGTACTAA